A portion of the Sabethes cyaneus chromosome 3, idSabCyanKW18_F2, whole genome shotgun sequence genome contains these proteins:
- the LOC128740734 gene encoding plasmolipin-like → MTDYTQTATVTQTTTVTQPHIRCDPAYVRTISGIIKIVCIVLNHIGFICIEVSSFRYHSRGSFFNTVAMIGFWFTCIMLVFYLFHVCEKFHKIPWLKIVMYFCAAWALVYMLASSFAAATNVKAFQAAAFFGYCAMIAYGYDAFLKYKAVRSGEIAQGDRAAHVSQQQQTIRLSTTQKS, encoded by the exons ATGACGGATTACACTCAAACAGCGACGGTCACCCAGACAACAACGGTGACTCAACCACACATCCGATGCGATCCAGCATACGTTAGAACTATTTCCGGTATTATTAAAATTGTGTGCATCGTGTTGAACCATATCGGGTTCATCTGCATAGAGGTGTCATCCTTCAGGTACCACTCGAGAGGATCCTTCTTCAACACAGTGGCAATGATAGGATTCTGGTTCACATGCATTATGCTAGTCTTTTATTTGTTTCACGTGTGCGAAAAGTTTCACAAGATTCCgtggttaaaaatagtaatgTACTTCTGTGCGGCATGGGCCTTGGTCTACATGCTGGCCTCGTCATTTGCGGCAGCAACAAACGTGAAGGCGTTTCAGGCAGCCGCG tttttcgGTTATTGTGCTATGATTGCATACGGGTATGATGCATTCCTGAAATACAAAGCCGTCCGCTCTGGTGAAATTGCTCAGGGCGACCGAGCCGCCCACGTATCGCAACAGCaacaaacaattcgattgtc
- the LOC128743022 gene encoding CKLF-like MARVEL transmembrane domain-containing protein 4, whose amino-acid sequence MTDYTQTATVTQTTTVTQPYIRYDPAYVRTIPGIIKIVCIVLNLIGFICIEVSYFSYHSRGSFFNTVAMMGFWFTGIMLVFYLFHVCEKFHKIPWLKIEMYFCAAWALLYMLASSLAAATNVEAFLAAAFFGYCAMIAYGYDAFLKYKAVRSGEIAQGDRAVHVSQQQQTISTVTTY is encoded by the exons ATGACGGATTACACTCAAACGGCCACGGTCACCCAGACAACAACGGTGACTCAACCGTACATCCGGTACGACCCAGCTTACGTTAGAACCATTCCCGGTATTATCAaaattgtgtgcatcgtattGAACCTGATAGGGTTCATCTGCATAGAAGTGTCGTACTTCAGCTACCACTCGAGAGGATCCTTCTTCAACACAGTGGCAATGATGGGATTCTGGTTCACAGGCATTATGCTAGTCTTCTATTTGTTTCACGTGTGCGAAAAGTTTCACAAGATTCCGTGGTTAAAAATAGAAATGTACTTCTGTGCGGCATGGGCCTTGCTCTACATGCTGGCCTCGTCACTTGCGGCCGCAACCAATGTGGAGGCGTTTCTGGCAGCTGCG TTCTTCGGTTATTGTGCGATGATTGCATACGGGTATGATGCATTCCTGAAATACAAAGCCGTCCGCTCTGGTGAAATTGCTCAGGGCGATCGAGCCGTCCATGTATCGCAACAGCAACAGACAATCTCAACCGTCACGACTtactag